Within Thunnus thynnus chromosome 15, fThuThy2.1, whole genome shotgun sequence, the genomic segment CACTGTGACGACAAGACTTTGACAGGCTGTGTGCAGTCACTGAGCACAGATGTTTTTCCTCTATGTAAAGTAACAACTTGAAACTCCCTCAAGTGCGACAAATTTTCATTTCCAACTGAACTACAGCTGAGAGCAACTTCCTGAAGTCTTATCATCAGCTGGAGACTGCACAGTAGTGCTGGGAAGATGGATAAACTGTCAAGAAACAATCCAGCATGCAACTCCCGCTATAaccacacatttttaaattcctgTTAATGTGTAGGTTAAACACGGGAGATACTATGTGTTAATTAGCCAGCTTTAGAGGTGTTAGTAGGTGTATTTTTGCACTTTGGACAAGCTGTtgccccctgcttccagtctttatgctaagctaagataaccaCATCCTGATTCCAGCTGTgtatttaacacacagacatgaggtTGGTATCAATCTCATCtctgaaagaaagcaaataagggagtgatttgaatgtgtgtaaaatagTAATAATCTACACAGAAGCAACCAAACTGTGGATTATGGACGGTTAAGCCTGTATAAATTCTCCTGCTGGTTATTCCCACATGAGGTGAATGCAGACTATCATTAACGGGAGCAGGAAGGAGTGAGTGTATCATCAGAGTTTCACATGTCGTTGGACGGGGTGCCTTTACTCTTGCGTCCCGGCAGAGGGAAGGAAGATTTGCTCTGAGGCTGCGTGAGGCGGCTGGTCAGCTGGGTGAAGGGTTCGATGAGGGAGTTGCGTTCGGCGACGCTCACCTCCCACAGCTTCACCTTCTCGCCTCGCGCCCACTGCTGCGCCACCTCCTGGTCCACCTGACGCCGCTCCCGCAGGTCTGTCTTGTTCCCAAGCACTATGACGGTCACCTGTTAACACAACAGACACACCTGAGCTCATCTATACCCAGTCAAGACTTGAGGgattgttatttaaatgaatgcTCTGTGTTTAAGTAATCAGTTTTCTATATGGAGAGAAatgatacaaaaacaaaatatacaatcaAAATTGTGATGTAATGTTGCCTTGATTTTCAACCAGCATGTCATTACTGTATCTCAGAACTTGCTCCTCTAGgattaaacacatttatggaTTTAAACATCTAGTAGATTAACAGAATATTTTGATGAATagtttaattattataatcactttttaagcaaaaaatggAATTAATTCACTCCCTGTCACTTcttaaatgttaacatttgctggttttcttagtcctctatgacagaaaacaaaagtattttggggttttggactgttagtcagacaaaacaatgtgTATGAGTATGTCAACTTAGGCTTGAAGACATTGTGATgcacattttcactattttctgacattttaaagaggATATAGGAGCAGTTTAACGATCAGACAGGAAATCGTTTACCCGAGGTGGAAAGCCAAACACGTCTTGACGAATCTCATCCCATGATCAGTTTAGTTAGTAGGTGACAGCCTAACACAACAGCCATAGtcattaaatatacagtatggcATTTGCTTTGTGAAATAGCTTTCTGCTCTCTTCCCCAAAATGTTCATAAAAGTGTATTAACTTTAATGATGTTAGCGGAGATAGTCTTTGTTTCAAGTGAGGTGACCCCACAGAACACTATCAACACTTGGCTATAAACACTGTGGGGAACACTggattcatcaataatgaaaatagttggaGCCCGAGCAGTGTTTCCTTCTTTTTGGCCTCATAATCACTTTTTAGCCTCTGAtaaaacacatacattcatttaattttatcatattaaaaaactggttcacccaaattactaacataaaaaatgaagaaaaaaacaaacaaaacatatgtttctagtggtatctagccatctacattttggttttatttgttttcagatgtCTGTTTCTGAGATCTCTGCCTCCATCCTAACACAATAGAGGTGAATGGATTTCAACCCAATTTTTTAACTGATTGATTAAAACCGTGTCTTTCCAGAATGTTCCTGTTACTCTGGAAATTTCACTGAACACACTGTCAACATTTATCagagggactatttctttggtagaaagtagttccaatttAAACAGTTGACAGCCAGCTCTTTATTATCAACAGTTTCTGGAGGACACACTGATGTCATTGTTACAGTTGAAGAAATTAGAAGTTAGTAATGtgatatatctttttttttcccctaggCAAATAAAAGCAATACTATCTGTGTGGCCTTTAGAGGTAAGAGAGAAGATGAATGGACCCTTTAAAATGTTTGGGTTCTCTTCCATTCAGTGAAACTGATGAAGCCTGATATGTCAAACAAAACATCTCTTTTGTTTGAACACTTTATGAGCAAAAAGTCAAactttactaaaaaaaaaaaaaaaaaattaactgaGTCTGTACCTCTTGAACTAGTTTCCCATATAATTAGTGTGCATGCACATAAATGCAAAGGAGCCTACATGCCCACATGAATCAAAGTAAATCCCAACTTCTCAGACATTCCCTTCAACTCTTAGGATGTATTCAGGTGGAGAAGTACTGTACAGACTTACAACTGGAAATGGGGACCAGCTGAAATGGAATTACTACCATGAGAATGAATTATGCTGCACATTTCAAATGCTTTCAATAATGTTCTACATGCTATAAATGTCTGCTAATGTGAAAGGCAGCATCACATTTTCTGAACGCAGCTTAGTAACACATTCACAAATTATGAACGGTCATTAAAGTGTACTTTGAACCAGCCGCACCTCTTTTTTATCTCTGGACTTATCTATTTCCTTCTTCAGGACGTCTACCCTCTTGAAAGACTCCAAGCTGTCTACGCTGTAGACGAGCACAAAGCCGTCTGCCACTGAGTAGTAGTGCTTGGGGAGGTCTTGTCCGTCATGGAGGCCTTTGGTATCATAGAGTCTCAGCTGTTCCTTCACGCCACGGTCAGTTTCCACCGAGGCCACGTACACATCTTCCTGGGTCTCACTAGACTCAGAGCCTGGAAAACACAGGAACAACAAATTCAGCAAATACACTCTCAGCCAATCAGTGACGTTACATTTAAATTCGTGCAAGGGGATAATGCACCAGTATGGAAATGCTATTATAAATCAAAGGGTAATCTAATTTAGAGACTGACAACATTGATTCTATATGAATCCAAATATAACCTGTGTGTAAATACAACAGTGCTATTTAATTATGATTCATATAATTTCAAGTGTAATACTTACCTACAGTGTGATTGCCGTACAGCAACTGTTCCAGTATTGCAGTTTTTCCTACAGCTGCCTGGCCACACACCACAACTTTACAGCCTTTTCCCATTTCGAGCCTACAATGCATGAACAAAAAGACGTTACATATTTCATAATTTGATCTGGCACAGGTGAGACATTTTATAATAACCATAGACTGTTAACACGGTTGAAAAAGCTAATCTGAAACTGTTTAACGTAGCTAACGTTAACATTAGCTAATAGGTTTTCTGTAGCACCTTGTTCTGCGTCATGTAACGTaaacataacaataacagtCTGGCTGCGAACATACTTTATGTTAATAACTGGTACGTTTAAGGAAAACACCTGTCCGATACATACCGATAACTTGCTGTCTATCAAGTCTTTAGGTGTAACATGACAACCAGAGCATCCATTCTGCTTTGCGATACAGGACTTATTCTCTCAGCGCGCATGCGCGACTGACGGAGTCACCACCATCAAAACGTAATAATAAACATTCAAcccttttaaaaatatatatttatttttcctcttcctatgtattattttgtttttattg encodes:
- the nkiras1 gene encoding NF-kappa-B inhibitor-interacting Ras-like protein 1 isoform X1 yields the protein MLEMGKGCKVVVCGQAAVGKTAILEQLLYGNHTVGSESSETQEDVYVASVETDRGVKEQLRLYDTKGLHDGQDLPKHYYSVADGFVLVYSVDSLESFKRVDVLKKEIDKSRDKKEVTVIVLGNKTDLRERRQVDQEVAQQWARGEKVKLWEVSVAERNSLIEPFTQLTSRLTQPQSKSSFPLPGRKSKGTPSNDM
- the nkiras1 gene encoding NF-kappa-B inhibitor-interacting Ras-like protein 1 isoform X2; its protein translation is MGKGCKVVVCGQAAVGKTAILEQLLYGNHTVGSESSETQEDVYVASVETDRGVKEQLRLYDTKGLHDGQDLPKHYYSVADGFVLVYSVDSLESFKRVDVLKKEIDKSRDKKEVTVIVLGNKTDLRERRQVDQEVAQQWARGEKVKLWEVSVAERNSLIEPFTQLTSRLTQPQSKSSFPLPGRKSKGTPSNDM